The Narcine bancroftii isolate sNarBan1 chromosome 6, sNarBan1.hap1, whole genome shotgun sequence genome window below encodes:
- the LOC138736426 gene encoding histone H2B 1/2-like produces MPGSKAAPKKGAKKAVSKPTGKGGKRRRRSRKESYAIYIYKVLKQVHPDTGVSSKAMSIMNSFVNDIFERIAGEASRLAHYNKRSTISSREIQTAVRLLLPGELAKHAVSEGTKAVTKYTSSK; encoded by the coding sequence ATGCCTGGATCGAAAGCAGCGCCCAAGAAGGGCGCCAAGAAAGCGGTGTCTAAGCCAACTGGCAAAGGCGGCAAGAGGCGCAGAAGGTCGAGGAAGGAGAGTTATGCCATCTACATCTACAAAGTGCTGAAGCAGGTTCACCCCGACACTGGGGTCTCCTCCAAGGCCATGAGCATCATGAACTCGTTCGTCAACGATATTTTCGAACGCATCGCGGGCGAAGCTTCCCGCCTGGCCCATTACAACAAGAGATCGACCATCAGCTCCCGGGAGATCCAGACCGCCGTGCGCCTGCTGCTGCCCGGGGAATTGGCCAAACACGCCGTGTCGGAGGGGACAAAGGCGGTGACCAAGTACACCAGCTCCAAGTAA